A region from the Stutzerimonas stutzeri genome encodes:
- the tolR gene encoding protein TolR translates to MARIRNRRKPVAEMNVVPYIDVMLVLLVIFMVTAPMLNQGVKVDLPKVSSEVLPQDNDARVLTISIKADKSYYWNMGTEVDTETVQDKALTLGEMTKAVTAIMNQNRSQGKQVQVFVRGDKAVDYGSVMAAMGGLQEAGVGNVGLITEAP, encoded by the coding sequence ATGGCTAGAATTCGCAACAGACGCAAACCTGTCGCCGAAATGAACGTGGTTCCGTACATCGACGTGATGCTGGTGCTGCTGGTCATTTTCATGGTGACCGCGCCGATGCTCAATCAGGGCGTCAAGGTCGATCTGCCGAAAGTCAGCAGCGAGGTCCTGCCTCAGGACAACGATGCGCGCGTCTTGACCATCTCGATCAAGGCCGACAAAAGCTATTACTGGAACATGGGCACCGAGGTCGACACGGAAACCGTTCAGGACAAGGCGCTGACCCTCGGCGAGATGACCAAGGCGGTGACCGCGATCATGAACCAGAACCGCAGCCAGGGTAAGCAGGTGCAGGTATTCGTGCGCGGCGACAAGGCGGTGGACTATGGTTCGGTGATGGCTGCCATGGGTGGGCTGCAGGAAGCAGGCGTAGGCAATGTCGGCCTGATAACCGAGGCGCCGTGA
- the tolA gene encoding cell envelope integrity protein TolA, giving the protein MPHPERSRSESLYWPTILAVGLHVIIFGMLFVSFAMTPELPPSKPIVQATLYQLKSQSQAKTQTNQKIAGEAQKTAAKQYETEQMEQRKVEQQKQAAAKAAEQKKADEARKAEAAKAEAAKKAAEVKKAEEAKQAEQKKQADIAKKKAADEAAKKKAAEEAEKKKAAEEAKKKAAAEQAKKKAAEEAKKKAAEEAKKKAAAEAAKKKSAEEAKKKAAAEAARKAAEDKKAQALAELLSDSTERQQAMADTQGDQVAGNFDDLIRLRAAEGWSRPPSARNNMSVTLQVNMLPDGTITSVTVSRSSGDAPFDNSAVAAVKNIGRLTEMQGLSAQDFQPYRSFKMTFTPEDLAL; this is encoded by the coding sequence ATGCCACATCCGGAACGTTCGCGCTCGGAAAGTCTTTACTGGCCCACCATTCTGGCGGTTGGGCTGCACGTCATCATTTTCGGAATGCTCTTCGTCAGCTTCGCCATGACGCCTGAGCTGCCGCCTTCCAAACCGATCGTTCAGGCGACCTTGTACCAGCTCAAGTCGCAAAGCCAGGCCAAGACGCAGACCAACCAGAAGATTGCCGGCGAGGCGCAGAAGACGGCTGCCAAACAGTACGAAACCGAGCAGATGGAGCAGCGCAAGGTCGAGCAGCAAAAACAGGCTGCCGCTAAAGCTGCGGAACAAAAAAAGGCTGATGAGGCTCGAAAGGCCGAGGCAGCGAAGGCTGAGGCTGCCAAGAAGGCCGCCGAGGTGAAGAAGGCCGAAGAGGCTAAACAGGCCGAACAGAAAAAACAGGCCGATATCGCCAAAAAGAAAGCTGCTGACGAAGCGGCGAAGAAAAAAGCGGCCGAAGAGGCGGAGAAGAAAAAGGCTGCCGAGGAAGCGAAGAAAAAAGCGGCCGCCGAGCAAGCCAAGAAAAAAGCGGCTGAGGAAGCCAAGAAAAAAGCGGCTGAGGAAGCCAAGAAGAAGGCGGCTGCCGAAGCTGCGAAGAAAAAGTCCGCCGAGGAGGCGAAGAAGAAGGCTGCGGCCGAGGCCGCGCGTAAGGCTGCCGAGGACAAGAAGGCTCAAGCGCTTGCCGAGCTGTTGTCCGATAGCACCGAGCGGCAGCAGGCGATGGCCGATACCCAGGGTGATCAGGTGGCCGGCAATTTCGATGATCTGATTCGCCTGCGTGCCGCGGAAGGTTGGAGTCGACCGCCCTCGGCGCGCAACAACATGTCGGTTACGCTGCAGGTCAACATGTTGCCGGATGGCACTATCACCTCCGTCACTGTTTCACGTTCAAGCGGCGATGCGCCATTCGACAATTCGGCGGTTGCAGCAGTTAAGAATATCGGTCGGCTGACCGAGATGCAGGGCCTCTCTGCTCAGGATTTTCAGCCGTACCGCTCGTTCAAGATGACATTTACGCCTGAGGATCTAGCGTTGTGA
- the ruvC gene encoding crossover junction endodeoxyribonuclease RuvC, with translation MTLILGIDPGSRITGYGVVRDNGRNCEYVASGCIRTGSGELAARLQAVFVGVSEVIRLHGPVTMGIEQVFMARNADSALKLGQARGAAIVAAVEQGLEIAEYTATQVKQAIAGTGGADKQQVQMMVMHLLKLVQKPQIDASDALAIALCHAHHRQSLIPHGLSGAKRRGGRLRL, from the coding sequence ATGACGCTTATTCTCGGAATCGACCCCGGCTCACGGATTACCGGCTACGGCGTGGTCAGGGATAACGGTCGCAACTGCGAATATGTGGCCTCGGGCTGTATCCGTACTGGCAGTGGCGAGCTGGCCGCTCGCTTGCAGGCCGTGTTCGTGGGCGTCAGCGAGGTGATTCGCCTGCACGGTCCCGTGACCATGGGCATCGAGCAGGTGTTCATGGCGCGCAATGCCGATTCCGCTCTCAAACTGGGGCAGGCGCGGGGTGCCGCGATCGTGGCCGCCGTAGAGCAGGGGCTGGAGATTGCTGAATACACGGCCACTCAGGTCAAGCAGGCGATTGCCGGGACCGGCGGGGCCGACAAGCAGCAGGTGCAGATGATGGTCATGCATTTGCTGAAACTGGTGCAGAAGCCTCAGATCGACGCATCGGATGCCCTGGCTATCGCCTTGTGTCATGCCCATCATCGGCAGAGCCTGATTCCGCATGGTCTTTCCGGCGCCAAGCGGCGCGGCGGGCGCCTGCGCCTGTAA
- the ruvA gene encoding Holliday junction branch migration protein RuvA, translating to MIGRLRGILAEKQPPHLILDVNGVGYEVEVPMTTLYRLPATGETLTLHTHLVVREDAHLLYGFAEKRDRELFRELIRLNGVGPKLALALMSGLEVDELVRCVQAQDTSVLVKIPGVGKKTAERLLVELKDRFKAWENMPSIATLVVEPRGAVAVSSAESDAVSALISLGFKPQEASRAVSAVQEDDLSSEDLIRRALKGMV from the coding sequence GTGATAGGACGTTTGCGCGGGATCCTGGCTGAAAAGCAGCCGCCGCACCTGATACTGGACGTGAACGGCGTCGGCTACGAAGTCGAGGTGCCCATGACCACGCTGTATCGTCTGCCCGCCACAGGCGAGACGCTGACGCTGCACACCCACCTGGTGGTGCGTGAGGATGCGCACCTGTTGTATGGCTTCGCCGAGAAGCGCGATCGCGAACTGTTTCGCGAGCTGATCCGCCTCAACGGAGTGGGCCCCAAGCTGGCGCTGGCGCTGATGTCGGGGCTTGAGGTCGACGAACTTGTGCGCTGTGTTCAAGCGCAGGATACCTCCGTGCTGGTCAAGATTCCCGGCGTGGGCAAGAAGACCGCCGAGCGTTTGCTGGTCGAACTCAAGGACCGCTTCAAAGCCTGGGAGAATATGCCGTCCATCGCCACCCTGGTGGTGGAACCCAGGGGCGCTGTGGCAGTCTCAAGCGCCGAGAGCGATGCCGTCAGCGCCCTGATCTCGCTGGGCTTCAAGCCGCAAGAGGCCAGCCGTGCCGTATCCGCCGTACAGGAAGACGATTTGAGCAGTGAAGACCTGATCCGCCGTGCACTCAAGGGAATGGTCTAG
- the ybgC gene encoding tol-pal system-associated acyl-CoA thioesterase encodes MRAESHAQPFLHRCRVYYEDTDAGGIVYYVNYLKFMERARTERLRSLGFAQSQLVGEDLLFVVHSSEARYHAPARLDDELLVSAEVIEMKRASLRFKQQVRRAKDDLLLCEGQFVVACVRTESLKPRSIPEGLRAAFAGSGLPPAGE; translated from the coding sequence ATGCGCGCGGAATCACATGCTCAACCGTTCCTCCATCGGTGTCGTGTCTATTACGAGGACACCGACGCGGGCGGTATCGTTTATTACGTCAATTATCTCAAGTTCATGGAGCGGGCCCGTACCGAGCGGTTGCGCAGCCTGGGTTTCGCCCAGTCGCAGCTGGTGGGTGAAGACCTGCTTTTCGTCGTGCATTCCAGCGAGGCGCGATACCACGCGCCCGCCAGGTTGGACGATGAGTTGCTGGTGTCGGCTGAAGTGATAGAGATGAAGCGCGCAAGCCTGCGGTTCAAGCAGCAGGTACGGCGAGCGAAGGATGATCTGCTGCTCTGCGAAGGGCAGTTCGTGGTGGCCTGCGTGCGCACCGAGAGTTTGAAACCCCGTTCCATTCCCGAAGGGCTGCGAGCAGCTTTCGCCGGGTCGGGCCTACCCCCAGCAGGAGAGTAA
- the ruvB gene encoding Holliday junction branch migration DNA helicase RuvB yields the protein MIEADRLITATGRDREEQFDRAIRPLSLADYIGQPVVREQMDLFIRAARARKEALDHTLIFGPPGLGKTTLANIIAQEMGVSIKSTSGPVLERPGDLAALLTNLEEGDVLFVDEIHRLSPIVEEVLYPAMEDFQLDIMIGEGPAARSIKLDLPPFTLVGATTRAGMLTNPLRDRFGIVQRLEFYSTADLATIVARSAGILGLPIEADGAVEIARRARGTPRIANRLLRRVRDFAEVRGNGEISRGTADMALNMLDVDERGLDHQDRRLLLTLIEKFDGGPVGIDSLAAAISEERHTIEDVLEPYLIQQGYIMRTPRGRVVTRHAYLHFGLNLPKRMADSPIADLFSGDTE from the coding sequence GTGATCGAAGCAGATCGTCTGATTACCGCTACCGGTCGTGACCGCGAGGAGCAGTTCGACCGCGCCATCCGCCCGCTGAGCCTGGCCGATTACATCGGGCAGCCAGTCGTGCGCGAGCAGATGGATCTCTTCATTCGTGCCGCCCGGGCGCGCAAGGAAGCGCTGGATCACACGCTGATTTTCGGTCCGCCAGGGCTCGGCAAGACCACGCTGGCCAATATCATCGCGCAGGAAATGGGCGTATCGATCAAGAGCACGTCCGGTCCGGTGCTTGAGCGTCCGGGTGATCTCGCCGCATTGTTGACTAACCTGGAAGAAGGTGACGTCCTCTTTGTAGACGAGATTCACCGGCTGTCGCCCATCGTCGAAGAAGTGCTGTATCCGGCAATGGAGGACTTCCAGCTCGACATCATGATTGGCGAGGGGCCCGCTGCGCGTTCGATCAAGCTCGACCTGCCGCCGTTTACATTGGTCGGCGCCACCACGCGGGCCGGTATGCTGACCAATCCGCTGCGTGATCGCTTCGGGATCGTGCAACGTCTCGAGTTCTATTCCACCGCCGACCTGGCGACCATCGTCGCCCGGTCGGCGGGCATCCTTGGTCTGCCCATAGAAGCCGACGGTGCTGTCGAGATCGCGCGACGTGCACGGGGGACGCCGCGTATCGCCAATCGTCTGTTGCGCCGGGTGCGCGACTTCGCCGAGGTGCGCGGCAATGGCGAGATCTCGCGTGGCACCGCCGACATGGCGCTGAACATGCTCGATGTCGACGAGCGCGGCCTGGATCATCAGGATCGCCGCCTGCTGCTGACGCTCATCGAAAAGTTCGACGGTGGGCCGGTAGGTATCGACAGCCTCGCCGCTGCGATCAGCGAGGAGCGGCATACCATCGAAGATGTGCTCGAGCCTTATCTCATTCAGCAGGGCTACATCATGCGCACTCCGCGCGGACGTGTCGTCACCCGCCACGCCTATCTGCACTTCGGTTTGAACCTGCCGAAACGCATGGCTGACTCGCCGATCGCAGACCTTTTCAGCGGCGATACCGAGTGA
- the tolQ gene encoding protein TolQ, whose product MEANVDHMSMWSLISNASFVVQLVMLILVGASVMSWILIFQRGSMLRAAKRSLDAFEERFWSGIDLSKLYRQAGSNPDPDSGVEQIFRAGFKEFSRLRQQPGVDPDAVMDGVNRAMRVAISREEEKLDQSLPFLATVGSTSPYIGLFGTVWGIMNSFRGLAQVQQATLATVAPGIAEALIATAIGLFAAIPAVIAYNRFSARGEMLIGRYYTFADEFQAILHRKVHTTED is encoded by the coding sequence GTGGAAGCCAACGTCGATCATATGTCCATGTGGAGCCTGATCAGCAACGCCAGCTTTGTGGTTCAGTTGGTGATGTTGATCCTGGTAGGCGCCTCGGTGATGTCATGGATCCTGATTTTCCAGCGCGGCAGCATGCTTCGTGCCGCCAAGCGGTCCCTGGATGCATTCGAGGAACGCTTCTGGTCGGGAATCGATCTGTCCAAGCTCTATCGGCAAGCCGGCAGCAATCCTGATCCCGACTCTGGCGTCGAGCAGATCTTTCGTGCCGGCTTCAAGGAATTCTCCCGTCTGCGCCAACAGCCGGGAGTGGACCCGGACGCGGTGATGGATGGCGTCAACCGTGCCATGCGAGTGGCTATTTCGCGAGAAGAAGAGAAGCTCGATCAGAGCCTGCCGTTTCTCGCGACAGTTGGTTCAACCAGCCCTTATATCGGCCTGTTCGGTACCGTTTGGGGAATCATGAACTCGTTTCGCGGACTGGCGCAGGTCCAGCAGGCGACCCTGGCGACCGTGGCGCCCGGCATCGCCGAAGCGCTGATCGCTACTGCCATCGGCCTGTTCGCCGCGATCCCGGCAGTCATCGCTTACAACCGCTTCTCGGCGCGTGGTGAGATGCTCATCGGCCGCTATTACACCTTTGCCGACGAGTTCCAGGCGATTCTGCATCGTAAAGTTCACACCACTGAAGATTGA
- a CDS encoding YebC/PmpR family DNA-binding transcriptional regulator, with protein MAGHSKWANIKHRKGRQDAKRGKIFTKLIRELTVAAKSGAIPADNPRLRLAVDKALVANMSRDVIDRAIARGAGNNEADNVVELTYEGYAPSGVAIIVEAMTDNRNRTAAEVRHAFSKHGGNLGTDGSVAYMFDRKGQISFAAGVDEDALMEAALEAGADDVEMGEDGSALVSTSFTEFHAVNEALSAAGFKAEEADIAMIPSISAPLSDLETAQKVLRLIDALEDLDDVQNVYHNADIPDEIMEQLD; from the coding sequence ATGGCTGGTCATTCCAAATGGGCCAACATCAAGCACCGCAAGGGGCGCCAGGACGCCAAGCGCGGCAAGATATTCACCAAGCTCATCCGTGAGCTGACCGTTGCGGCGAAGAGCGGGGCGATCCCTGCCGATAACCCGCGCCTGCGCCTGGCGGTGGACAAGGCGCTGGTGGCCAACATGTCGCGCGATGTGATCGATCGCGCCATCGCTCGCGGTGCGGGCAACAACGAGGCCGACAACGTCGTCGAGCTGACCTACGAAGGTTATGCGCCGAGCGGTGTCGCCATCATCGTCGAAGCCATGACCGACAACCGCAACCGCACCGCGGCGGAAGTGCGTCATGCCTTCAGCAAGCACGGCGGCAATCTGGGTACCGATGGCTCCGTGGCCTACATGTTCGACCGCAAGGGCCAAATCAGCTTCGCGGCCGGCGTGGACGAGGACGCTCTGATGGAAGCGGCGCTCGAAGCGGGTGCCGACGACGTGGAAATGGGCGAGGACGGCTCGGCGCTGGTTTCCACCAGCTTCACCGAATTTCATGCAGTCAACGAGGCGCTGAGCGCGGCCGGTTTCAAGGCCGAAGAGGCGGATATCGCCATGATCCCTTCGATATCAGCGCCGCTCTCCGACCTGGAAACCGCCCAGAAGGTACTGCGCTTGATTGATGCGCTGGAAGATCTGGACGACGTGCAGAACGTCTACCACAACGCGGACATTCCTGACGAGATCATGGAACAGTTGGACTGA
- the tolB gene encoding Tol-Pal system beta propeller repeat protein TolB gives MINYLRGFTVLLLFVLGTAMAQEKNIVVTSGADRAIPIAVVPFGWQGGTVLPDDMAEIIGNDMRNTGIFQPIPKQNMISMPSRGSEIIFRDWKALGAQYVMVGDITPSAGKLQIRYEVFNVATEQQVMTGTVGGGQDQLRDMAHFAADQAFEKLTGIKGAFSTRLLYVTVERLGGANTRYTLQRSDYDGARAVTLLQSREPILSPRYSPDGRRIAYVSFEQKRPRIFMQHIDTGRREQITNFEGLNGAPAFSPDGNRLAFVLSKDGNPEIYVMDLGSRQLQRLTNHYAIDTEPFWGADGQTIYFTSDRAGKPQIYKQRLGSNNAERVTFVGNYNANPKLSADEKTLVMIHRQDGYTNFKVAAQDLQRGNLRLLSETSLDESPTVAPNGTMLIYATRQQGRGVLMLVSINGRVRLPLPTAQGEVREPSWSPYLN, from the coding sequence GTGATCAATTACCTTCGAGGTTTCACTGTCCTTCTCCTGTTCGTGCTGGGCACTGCAATGGCCCAGGAGAAGAACATCGTCGTTACCAGCGGTGCCGATCGTGCGATTCCTATCGCCGTGGTGCCGTTCGGTTGGCAGGGCGGAACGGTGCTGCCGGACGACATGGCCGAGATCATCGGCAACGACATGCGTAACACCGGTATCTTTCAACCCATACCGAAGCAGAACATGATCAGCATGCCCAGCCGCGGCAGCGAAATCATTTTCCGCGACTGGAAGGCGCTGGGTGCGCAGTACGTCATGGTCGGTGACATCACGCCGTCCGCCGGCAAGCTGCAGATCCGCTACGAAGTGTTCAACGTCGCCACCGAGCAACAGGTCATGACCGGTACCGTGGGCGGCGGCCAGGACCAGTTGCGAGACATGGCGCATTTCGCCGCCGACCAGGCGTTCGAGAAGCTGACCGGCATCAAGGGGGCGTTCTCTACCCGACTGCTTTACGTCACGGTCGAGCGTCTTGGCGGGGCGAATACGCGCTACACCTTGCAGCGCTCGGACTATGACGGTGCGCGTGCGGTCACCCTGTTGCAGTCGCGCGAACCCATTCTTTCGCCGCGTTATTCGCCGGACGGACGTCGCATCGCCTATGTCTCGTTCGAGCAGAAGCGCCCGCGTATCTTCATGCAGCACATCGATACCGGCCGTCGCGAGCAGATCACCAATTTCGAAGGGCTCAACGGCGCGCCAGCGTTCTCGCCGGACGGCAATCGCCTGGCGTTCGTGTTGTCGAAGGATGGCAACCCGGAGATCTATGTCATGGACCTGGGGTCGCGGCAGCTGCAGCGGCTTACCAATCACTATGCGATCGATACGGAGCCTTTCTGGGGCGCCGACGGTCAAACCATTTACTTCACGTCCGATCGCGCTGGCAAGCCGCAGATCTACAAGCAACGTCTGGGCAGCAACAATGCCGAGCGGGTGACTTTCGTTGGTAATTACAATGCCAACCCAAAGCTCTCCGCGGACGAGAAGACCTTGGTAATGATTCATCGTCAGGACGGCTACACCAACTTCAAGGTGGCGGCACAGGACCTGCAGCGCGGCAATTTGCGGTTGCTCTCTGAAACCAGTTTAGATGAGTCGCCCACTGTTGCGCCTAATGGCACCATGCTAATCTACGCGACCCGCCAGCAGGGCCGGGGAGTCTTGATGCTCGTATCCATCAATGGTCGAGTTAGGCTCCCGCTTCCTACTGCTCAAGGCGAAGTCCGTGAGCCATCGTGGTCCCCTTACCTGAACTGA